A window of Maioricimonas rarisocia genomic DNA:
AGCTGGCCGGGACCGAAGGGGGTCCGCTTGCCGTACCCGTTCTCGCAGACGGTCAGCAGCGTCGAGTCGCCTGCCACGACCATGCCGACAACCTGATCGTCCTTGCCGAGGCCAATCCCCTTCACGCCGCGGGCGTTGCGGCCCATGGCGCGGGCGTCGGCTTCGCTGAAGCGGATCGACATACCGTTGGAGGTGCTGAGCACAACGTCGTCATCCGGGGCGACTTTCACGACGTCGATGAGGCGATCCCCTTCTTCGAGCTTGATTGCGATGATGCCGCCCCGCATCGGCCGGCTGTAGGCCGACAGCGTCGTCTTCTTGACGATGCCTTTCTGCGTCGCCATCAGCAGGAACAGGTCGTCCTGGAACTCGCGAACGTCGATGCAGTCCTGAACCCGTTCTCCCTCGGCGAGATTGAGCAGGTTGACCAGAGCCCGACCGCGACCGGTCCGGGCCTGCAGCGGCAGGTCGTAGACCTTCTGCCAGTAGACCTTGCCGAAGTTCGTGAAGAACAGCAGATAACTGTGCGTGCTGGAAACGAACAGGTGTTCGACGGGATCCTCGTCATTCCCTCTGACGCCCCGCACTCCCTTGCCGCCACGATGCTGGGCCTGATACGTCGAGAGAGGCGTCCGCTTGACGTATCCCCTCTGGGAGAGTGTGACCACCATCGGTTCTTCGGTGATCAATTCGTCTTTGTCGACGTTGGTCAGCTCTTCGTCGCTGATCTCTGTTCGCCGCGGACTGGAGTACTTCCGCTTCAGGTCCTCCATATCCTCGTAGACGATGGCCCGCAGGTTGTCTTCGTCCGCGAGAAGGCGGAGGTATTCGGAGATATTCTCGAGTAGCTTGCGGTGTTCGCCCTGCAGGTTCTCACGCTCGAGATTGGCCAGCGAACCAAGCTGCATGCTGACGATCGCCTCGGCCTGATTCGCCGAAAGCGAGTAGTTCTCCCGCACGCCCTGTTCGTCCTGGAACATGCGGAAACCCTCGTCGCCGAGGGCACGGGCGATCATCTCGCCGGGAACTTCGATCTCCTGCAGCCGATTGCGTGCCTCCGCACGGCTGGGAGAGTTGCGAATCGTGGTGATCACCAGATCGATGTCGACCTGGGCGATCAGCAGTCCCTCGACCGTGTGCTTGCGGCGACGGGCCTCTCCCAGCAGGAACTCCGTCCGGCGGCGCAGCACGGTCACCCGGTGCCGGATGAACTCGTGGATGATCTCCCGGATCGTCAGCGTCTGCGGCCGGCTGCCGACCAGCGCGAGCAGAATCACGCTCACCGTCGTCTGCAGCGGCGAATACTTGTAGAGCTGGTTGAGGATGACCTCGCGGTCGGCGTCCCGCTTGAGGTAAATGTGCAGCCGGACCTGCCAGGAAGGGGTCTTGCGGTCGGTGTAGTCGACGATCCGCGAGATTCCCTTGATCTTGTCGTCCTTGATCAGCTGCTCGAGCTTCTCTTTGACACGGTCGCGGGTGTCGAGATACGGAATCTCCTTGACGACGATGACGTCGGTATTCTTCTCGACCTCGAAATCGACCTTCGCCCTCAGCGTGAGCGTGGAGCGTCCCGTGGAATACCCCTGGCGGATGCCGTACCGGCCGCAGATGACGCCGCCGGTCGGAAAGTCCGGCCCGGGGAGGACGTCCATAATCTCGTCGACCGTCGCGTCGGGTGAGTCGATGAGGAGCTGGACGGCGGTCGCGACTTCGCGGAGGTTGTGCGGCGGGATGCTGGTCGCCATGCCGACCGCGATTCCCTGCGAGCCGTTGACCAGCAGGTTCGGGAAGCGGGAGGGGAGAACAACCGGCTCTTCCCGTTCCTGGTCGTATGTCTGCGTGAAGTCGACCGTGTCGTAGTCGATGTCGGCGAGCATCTCGCCCGCCGCCGAGGAGAGCCGGGCCTCCGTATATCGCATGGCCGCGGGGGGCAGGCCGGCGATCGAACCGAAGTTGCCCTGCTTGTCGACGAGAACCTCGCGCATCACCCAGTCCTGGGCCATGCGGACAAGCGTCGGGTAGACGACACTTTCGCCGTGCGGGTGGTACCGGCCGGAGGTATCGCCAGAAATCCGGGCGCATTTCGATCGCGACGATGACGGCCCGAGATTCAGGTCGTTCATCGAAACGAGGATGCGGCGCTGGGCCGGCTTGAGACCGTCGCGCACGTCCGGGAGTGCACGACTGATGATCACCGACATCGCGTAGGTGAGGTAACTCTGCTGCATCTCTTCGCGGATATCCATCCGCTCGATACGCGAGTCGTTGCCGTCACCATTTCCCGCAGTGGGGACTGCCGCAGGGTCGTTGGGGAGATCGTCCTGGGGAGGATTGCCTTCGGACAAAGAGAAGCACTCCTTGCATCACGGAACGGCAGGGCGGAACGCTGCACAAGCAGCGATGAGGGCGGGACATTCTGTCGCCTGGCGGGTCCGCTCTGCGGCTGAAAAACCGTCTGACAACACAGTTTAATGGACCCACTGCAGACGAACAATCAAGCCACGCCTCCTTTGCCCGGAATGATGCAGAACAACCCTGTTTTTTTGCTGTTTTTCGGCCCGCGGCGGCCGTCAGGGTGCCTGAGCGGCGTGCCGGCATGCCCAATGTCCGGGAATCGCAACAACCGGCACCACCACGGCGTCCAATCCGCCGGGCTGGAACGGCGCCGGCCGATCGATTACCAAGGAAATCAGCGGTCGATCTGTTCGTCCGCAGATCCGTCGCAGAATCATCCGTTCGCCCGGACAACCGGCATGCTCAACAACCTCGGTTTCACGCTGCAGTTCCTCGCGCTGGTGTTCCTCCCGATGCTGATCATCTGGCAGCTCAACTTCGGTTTCCAGCTGCTGTGGATGCCCACGCTGACGATCGCCGGTGCCGTGGTGTTCTGGATCGGCCACATGCTCCGCGAGCGTGGCAACTCTCCGGATGCCTGAGCCGATGCCGATCCACTCTCATCAGCGTTCCGGCGGACCTTCGACGGGATTGGGGCTCGCCCTCGCGATCGTTCTGCTGGTCTGTCCAGTGGCTCCGCGGGACCGGTTGCTCGCTCAGGATCTCATCGGTTCTTCGCGGATCGCAGTCGTCGATGCGCCCTCCGACCTGGCACGGCGACTGGCGACGGCCGATGAACTGGCGGAACGGGGCACCTGGCCTGCTTTTGTCGATGAGATCATGCGTCTGACGGCGGACGCGGAAGGACAGCTGTACGAACTGACCCCCGGCTACTACGTCGCGATGACGCGCGCCGTGCAGTCGCGGTTAGCCACACTCACTCCGGAAGGTCGCGCCGCCTGGCGGGAACGGGTCGATCCGCTTGCCGACGAACTGCTTGCGCAGGCACGCGCCGCCGGTGATCCGACACTTCTGGAACGGATTGTCGACCGATACTTCGCCAGCCGTGCCTCTGGGGAGGCGTTGTGGCTGCTGGGGGAGCTGGCATGGCGGGAAGGCGACCTGGCCCGGGCACGGCAGTACTGGATCCGCCTGTTGCCGGCTCCCGAGACGGCCGGTCCCGGTTCTGAGCTGACCGGCATCGTCCGGTTCCCCGACCCGGAGCATTCCGAGGCAGAGATTCTCGCCCGGCTGGTGCTCTGCAGCATCATGGAAGGCGACCTCGAGCGGGCGCAGCGGGAACATCGCGTCCTTGCCGAGCGGTTTCCGGAGGCCACGGGATGGCTGGCCGGCCGGGAAGGGATTCTGACCACGCTCCTGGAAGAAATCATTCGCGACGCCGCCTCATGGAGTGAGCACGCTGCCACCGCACCGTCCGGCACGTTCGCCGGCGATGCCCAACGCAACGGTCGCATTGCCGCGGCGGTGCTGCCTGGCGAACTGGCCTGGTCGCTCGAGCTTCCACGGCCCGAATGGATCGTCGAGAACGCTCCCGATCAGCAGTTCGAGCATCCCCCCGCGTTGGTTCCGGTCGCATCGCGGGACGTCATCGCCGTGAATACCGGCCGACATGTCCTGGCCGTCGACGAATCGACGGGAGAGCCCGCCTGGCCCGTGCTGAACGTTCCTGAAGATGCGATCGTGTTTCCGCCGCTTCCCTCGACCGGCAGGCGTTCGCTGGATCGTCCTGTCTTCAGCCAGGCAGCAGTCACGTCCACGATCGACGCTCAGGGCCGTCTGTATGCGGCCATCGGACTGCCGGTCATCGCCCCGGCAACAATCGCACTGCAGCAGGAGGATCCGCGGCTGATCTGCCTGGACACGGCGAACGGCGAGGGGCGGCTGCTGTGGTCCCTGAAGGCCGATGAACTCGCCCGCCTCGATGGCTGGTACTTCACCGGAACGCCGGTGGCGATAGACGACCGCCTGTACGTCGCCTGCCGCCGCAGTCGTCCCGAGCTGGAGTGCGGCGTCGTCTGCCTCAATGCCGGCACGGGAGAACTCGTCTGGTTCACCCGCGTTTGCGGCCTGCTGCGCGAACCGCTGACAGCGGCTCATCTGCTGGGACACGAACTGCTGACGGTGGCAGGCGGCCAGGTGTTCTACACGATCGCGGAAGGTCCCCTCGCGGCACTGGACGCCGAAACGGGAGGGATCGACTGGTTTCTCAGCCAGACAGGCAGTGGGCAGAGCGTCTCATCCGCCGAGGCCCGCTGGCGTCCGCCGGCGCTGTGGTCCGACGGCATCCTGTTCGCCATCGACGCGGCACAGACTGAAGTGACGGCCGTTCACGCTGCGAGCGGGACGGTGCTCTGGTCCGTCCCACTCGATGGCCGCGTATCGCATCTTGTGGGAGCCGCGGAAGGGCTCACGATCGTTTCCGGCAGTCAGCTGTGGGCGCTCGATTCACAGACGGGCGAGATCGTCTGGCAGGCCGGCAGCGACGACCCGACCGGACACGGTTTCGGGCGGGGAACCATCGCCGGGGCGGACGTCATCTGGCCGACCCGCGAGGCCCTCTGGTTTGTCGACGTCGAAACCGGAATCCCGGTGCAGCGGCTGCCTCTGGCAGCCCGCTACGGAATCACCGGCGGCAACGTCTCGGTGACGGCAACGCACCTGCTGCTGACGACACACGATCGCATCGTGGCACTTCCCCGCGCCTCGGCTCAGGAAAAGTAGACCTTCTCCGCGGTGCCGCGAAGGATCCGTTCGCGATCCTCGTCGCTGAAGAAATCGATCCGCTCGCGGATCAACGCGATCGAATCGCCGTACGTATTCGGACCGGTTAGCTGATACGGACAGTCGCTGCCCCACATCAGTCGCTGCGGTCCGTACGCTTCGTAGCAACGGCGAATCATCGGAATCAGTTCGGTGTGCGGCGGCTGCTTTTCGCCGAGTGCGTAATACGCCGAGACCTTCAGATGAGCCTTCGGGTGCTTAGCCAGGGCCGTGAGTGCCTTGAGGTCCTTCTCGCGGATCTCGCCGTCGATGCCGACGCGGGCGAAGTGATCGACGACGACGTTCGTCTCCGGATACCGCCGGCACATCCCGTCGACCTGCTCGAGATCTTCGGGGTTAATCAGCGGGCAGATTGCCAGGCCGGTCTCGGCGGCGTGACGCCACATGGCGTTCATGCCGTCGCTTTCGCTCCAGCGGTCGGATCCCCCTTCGCCCGGGCGAATCCGGAATCCGCGAACACCTTTCTTCTTCAGCCGATCCATTTCGTCCTGGGGCCGGTCGGCAGCCGCTTCGATACAGGCCACGGCCGAGAACACGCCCGGGTTGGCCGCGATGGCATCGACAATGTAGCTGTTGTCGAGACCGTGATACGGCTTGTGCTGGATGAGCACCACGCGGGTGACGCCGTGCGGATGGGCGACCGCGAGGAGTTCCTTATCGGTGAAGCTGGGAGGATCGAGATCCTTCTTCGTCTGGTCGCCGGCCAGCGGATAGGCGTCCGTATCCTGCGTCCAGATGTGCGAGTGGGCGTCGATGAAGCCTTTCGACGGGTCGTCGGCCCCGCGTGCGGAAGACGCCATCACTGCTGCCGCGCTGCTTCCGATCACCATCAGTGCGTCCCGTCGTCCCATCTGCCGGTCGAAGGTGTTCATCAGGTCGTCCTCCGGTCTGTGCGGTTCCGCCACCATTCGCGCGTTCGAGGGCGGAACGTCTGCCAGTTGTCCACCAGATCAGACCAGAACGATGCAGCCGCTGCAATCGACCGGGCATCCCTTTCGTTATTCTGCGGAGACCCCCGCTTTCTGCAGAGCCGCTTCATACGCTTCGGGCGTGTTCGTGTTGACCAGCGAATCCAGATCCGGATCAACGGTCCTCAGGGACTCGACCGGGATGTCGACTGCGTCGACCGACTCAATCAGAAACAGCGGACGGAGTCGCCGTTCGCGGACGATGGTGAGGATTCGCGGCACCAGTGACGTGCGGTAGATGCCGGCCAACGGATGGTAGAAGTCATCCTCTTTCGGGACGGCCGCGTCATGATCTCCCAGTTGATCAATCACCGCCCGGACGAACTCCGGCTTGAGAAGCGGCACATCGCAGCCGCAGGCGAACGCGCGGTCCACCTTTTCTTCCAGTGCCGACAGCCCGACCGCGAGACCGGCAAGCGGACCGAGGTCCTCTTCTTCGTCACGGCAGACGAGGACGTCGTCCGGCAGTTCGGGCAATTCCTGATCCCGCGCCGCAACGACAACCACGGGCGAGACGACTTCCCCCAGGAGGCGAACCACCCGCTGCAGCATCACCTCCGAGCCGAACGGCAGCGACAGCTTCGGCTGCCCCATACGGGTGCTCCTGCCGCCGCACATGACGATCCCACCGCAGCCGGCCCGTCGGCTTCCCTGTTGTGATTCGGACGTTCCGGCCATGTTGCACCATTCAGGTTGAGGGTTATTGCGAGGCAGGCTCCGGCGGTTCCTCACCCCAGCGCCGCATCAGATTCGCCTCGACGCCGAGCTGATCGCACACCCGGCTGACGATAAAGTCCACGAGATCCTGCAGGTCCCGCGGCTGGTGATACCAGCCGGGCATCGCCGGCAGCACAACCGCCCCGGCATCGACCAGCCGCTGCATGTTGCCGAGCTGAATGCTCCCCAGCGGCGTCTCCCGCGGCACGAGGATCAGTTTGCGACGTTCCTTGAGGTGTACGTCGGCGGCGCGGTGTACGAGGTTCGTCGACAGGCCATTGGCAATGCTGCCCAGCGTTCCCATCGAACAGGGGCAGATCACCATTCCCGCAGTACGAAACGAACCGCTGGCGATCCCGGCACCGTAGTCGTAGTGATGATGATAGCGGACGATCCCACCCTGTGAGCCGTCCTGGGGGATCACCCTGTTGCCCTCCACCCGCCACGAGACTCGGGGCAACAGTTGGCGGAGCCGCTCGGAGGCGGGGGCTTCGAGGTCGGGGAGCAACTGCTCGAGCGCAAAGTCATCCGGGCGGATCGTCAGCCCGAGCTCTTCCTCAAAGACTCGGGCGGCGGCCGGGCTGATCGTCAGATGGACGTTTCTCCCGGCATGCAGCAGCACGTCGAGCAGACGGACGGCATACACGCCGCCACTGGCACCGGTAATCGCGACGACAAGATCCGCCATACCGTCCTCGATTCGCCGCGACGACCTGCACCAGCGTCCGGTCAACTGCCGTGTTTTTCGACAAACTCGGCAATGGTGCCGAACGCCGTAGGCTGGGACTGGTCCCAGCACGAAGCACCGGTCGACATCCGGTCAGCTGCCGTGTTTTTCGACAAACTCGGCAATGGTGCCGAAGTCTCCCTTCAGCGAACCGTACAGCTGCTGATAGATCGTGTGAGCGGCGTTGTAGGTCTTCTTCGCCTTCGCGTTCGCCGTCGTGGTGGTCACGACGTTGATCGTGGCCGAGCACGCCTCGACCACATCTTTGTAGGCGCCTGTTCCTGCCGCTGCCAGGAGTGCAACCCCGTAAGCAGGACCTTCCGAAGCATTGATGGTGACGACCTTCTGCCCGTAAATGTCTGCCTGCAGCTGCCGCCAGAACTCGCTGCGGGCCCCTCCGCCGGAGAGCCGGATCTCCCGGACCGGGATGTCCATTCCCTTGATAATCTCCAGACAGTCCCGCATCGCGAACGTCGCCCCTTCCATCACCGAGCGGACCATGTGTGGCCGCCCGTGCCGCAGGCTCAGTCCGACCCACGCACCGCGGGCGTTGGGATCGGCGTGCGGAGTCCGTTCACCGGTCAGGTACGGCAGGAAGAAGAGTCCTTCACTGCCGGGAGGAGCCTCGGCCGCCTGGGCGGTCAACAGTGTGTAAGGATCGGCGCCCATCGGGGCCGCCGCAGCGGTCTCCAGCTGCCCCAGCTGATTGCGGTACCACTGCAGGCTGCCCCCGGCCGAGAGAACGACCCCCATCACGTGCCACTTGCCGCGAACCGCATGACAGAACGTATGCACCCGGCCTTCGGGGTCGGTTTCGACTTCGTCACTGTGGGCAAAGACGACGCCGCTCGTCCCCATCGTCGCCGAGATGACGCCCTTACGGACGATGCCGTTCCCGACCGCTCCGGCCGCCTGGTCGCCGCCGCCACCGACGACCGGCACGCCGGTCGCGAGTCCGAGCAGTTCGGCACTCGCTTCGGCCAACCGGCCGCTGACTTCTTCGGACTCGTACACTTCCGGCAGCAGGCTCTTGTCCAGGTCCAGCTTGCCAAGCAGCTTCTTCGACCAGTTCCGTTTCGCGACGTCGAGCAACAGCGTCCCGGACGCATCGCTCACCTCGGTCGCAAACTCGCCCGTCAGACGAAAGCGGATGTAGTCCTTCGGCAGCAGAACCTGCACGGTCCTGTCGAAGTTCTTCCGCTCGTGGTTTCGCAGCCAGAGAATCTTCGGTGCGGTGAACCCCGTGAGGGCCGGGTTGGCGACCATGCCGATCAGCGATTTGCGTCCGCCGGCCCGTTCTTCGATCTCGGCACATTCGGCGGCGGTGCGTTGGTCGTTCCAGAGCAGTGCCGGTCGAATGACTTCGTGCTTCTTATCGAGAAACACGCTGCCGTGCATCTGACCGCTCAGACCGATGCCGCTGACATCGCCGGCCTTGATACGCCCTTCTTTGAGCACGCGGCGGACGGAGCGAATCGTGGCCTGCCACCAGTCTTCGGGGACCTGTTCCGACCAGCCCGGACGGGGACTGTAGAGGGGATACTCCTCGGTTGCCGAAGCCAGGACGCGACCGTCTTCGTGCACGGCCAGCGTTTTGGTGCCACTCGTACCGACATCAATGCCCAGGTAAACGCTCATGGGTGCTCGTCAGATGGTGAACGGGATGAGTGAGACAGTGACAGCGGGAGTCGTTCGCCGCCGGGAATCTGGCGGGGCTGCTCCCCGTGGCGGGACAGTGTAACATGAGCTCACGCGAGAGCGTAGCGGACGCCGCCACCTCGACCGCCTTCGATACTCACCGGTTCTTCCGAGCTGATCCGCATGAATCGCGACAACGTCTTCGAAGCCTCGATCGCCTATTTTCTCGGTCCGATCGGCGAGCATCTGCAGGACGATTCCGTCACCGAGATCATGGTCAACGGCCATGATGAGATCTACATCGAGCGGGCCGGGCGGCTGTACCCGTCGCCGCATCAGTTCCTCAGTGAAGACGCCCTGCGGTCGGCAGTCCACAACATCGCCCAGTACGTCGGCCGCGAAATCGACGAGGATCGCCCGATTCTCGATGCGCGGCTGCCGGACGGCTCCCGTGTCCATGCCGTCATCCCTCCCAGCGCCCGTCGCGGCACGTATCTGACGATCCGCAAGTTCAAGCGGGATATCTACAGTCTGCCGGACTTCGTGCGGCTGGGAAGCCTCTCAAATTCGGCCCGCGAGTTCCTCGAGATCGCCGTGCGGCTGCGAAAGAACATTGTCGTCGCGGGGGGAACCGGCACCGGCAAGACGACGTTCCTCAATGCGCTCTCGACGGCGGTCCCGGCGGAAGAACGGATCGTCGTCATCGAGGACAGCTCCGAACTGCGGCTCGACCAGGAGCACTGTCTGTATCTCGAGTCGCAGCAGGCGGACACGTTCGGTCGAGGCGGGATCACGATCCGACAGCTGTTTCGTGCGTCACTGCGAATGCGGCCGGACCGGATCATCGTCGGCGAAGTTCGCGGCGGCGAAGCACTCGACATGGTGCAGTCGATGATCAGCGGACACTCCGGCAGCATGACAACCGTGCACGCGACGTCTCCGCGGGACGCCATGGTGCGGCTGGAAACGCTTTCGCTGATGTCGGACGTCGAACTTCCCGTTTATGTTGCACGGGCCCAGGCGGCTTCGGCAATCAACATTGTCGTGCAGCTTTCCCGCTTCACCGAGGACGGTTCCCGCAAGGTGACGCGGATCACCGAGCAGTGCGGACTGGATGACCAGAACCGGTTCGATTTTCGGGACCTGTTCGTCTCGCGGCTGACGGGCCACAAGTCGGACGGCATGCTGGAAGCGGCACTTGATCCGACGGGCGAGCAGCCGAGCTTCGCGGCCGAGCCGTACGAGTACGGTCTGGAGGGGATGATCTCGCACACGGCCGAACTGTGGAACAGTGGGTCTTGAGGCCTGACGAGCCGCGACCGTGAGGAAACCACGGAGTTGTCATGACGGTGCGTCGCCCCGGAGGATGAAAACCACTGCGGGGTGCCATGGCCTCGCCGCCCGGCGGAGTGGCCATGCTGTTTTCTCAAGTCTCGCGTTTCA
This region includes:
- the xylB gene encoding xylulokinase, whose translation is MSVYLGIDVGTSGTKTLAVHEDGRVLASATEEYPLYSPRPGWSEQVPEDWWQATIRSVRRVLKEGRIKAGDVSGIGLSGQMHGSVFLDKKHEVIRPALLWNDQRTAAECAEIEERAGGRKSLIGMVANPALTGFTAPKILWLRNHERKNFDRTVQVLLPKDYIRFRLTGEFATEVSDASGTLLLDVAKRNWSKKLLGKLDLDKSLLPEVYESEEVSGRLAEASAELLGLATGVPVVGGGGDQAAGAVGNGIVRKGVISATMGTSGVVFAHSDEVETDPEGRVHTFCHAVRGKWHVMGVVLSAGGSLQWYRNQLGQLETAAAAPMGADPYTLLTAQAAEAPPGSEGLFFLPYLTGERTPHADPNARGAWVGLSLRHGRPHMVRSVMEGATFAMRDCLEIIKGMDIPVREIRLSGGGARSEFWRQLQADIYGQKVVTINASEGPAYGVALLAAAGTGAYKDVVEACSATINVVTTTTANAKAKKTYNAAHTIYQQLYGSLKGDFGTIAEFVEKHGS
- a CDS encoding UbiX family flavin prenyltransferase; this encodes MADLVVAITGASGGVYAVRLLDVLLHAGRNVHLTISPAAARVFEEELGLTIRPDDFALEQLLPDLEAPASERLRQLLPRVSWRVEGNRVIPQDGSQGGIVRYHHHYDYGAGIASGSFRTAGMVICPCSMGTLGSIANGLSTNLVHRAADVHLKERRKLILVPRETPLGSIQLGNMQRLVDAGAVVLPAMPGWYHQPRDLQDLVDFIVSRVCDQLGVEANLMRRWGEEPPEPASQ
- a CDS encoding amidohydrolase family protein, which translates into the protein MNTFDRQMGRRDALMVIGSSAAAVMASSARGADDPSKGFIDAHSHIWTQDTDAYPLAGDQTKKDLDPPSFTDKELLAVAHPHGVTRVVLIQHKPYHGLDNSYIVDAIAANPGVFSAVACIEAAADRPQDEMDRLKKKGVRGFRIRPGEGGSDRWSESDGMNAMWRHAAETGLAICPLINPEDLEQVDGMCRRYPETNVVVDHFARVGIDGEIREKDLKALTALAKHPKAHLKVSAYYALGEKQPPHTELIPMIRRCYEAYGPQRLMWGSDCPYQLTGPNTYGDSIALIRERIDFFSDEDRERILRGTAEKVYFS
- a CDS encoding PQQ-binding-like beta-propeller repeat protein, with the translated sequence MPIHSHQRSGGPSTGLGLALAIVLLVCPVAPRDRLLAQDLIGSSRIAVVDAPSDLARRLATADELAERGTWPAFVDEIMRLTADAEGQLYELTPGYYVAMTRAVQSRLATLTPEGRAAWRERVDPLADELLAQARAAGDPTLLERIVDRYFASRASGEALWLLGELAWREGDLARARQYWIRLLPAPETAGPGSELTGIVRFPDPEHSEAEILARLVLCSIMEGDLERAQREHRVLAERFPEATGWLAGREGILTTLLEEIIRDAASWSEHAATAPSGTFAGDAQRNGRIAAAVLPGELAWSLELPRPEWIVENAPDQQFEHPPALVPVASRDVIAVNTGRHVLAVDESTGEPAWPVLNVPEDAIVFPPLPSTGRRSLDRPVFSQAAVTSTIDAQGRLYAAIGLPVIAPATIALQQEDPRLICLDTANGEGRLLWSLKADELARLDGWYFTGTPVAIDDRLYVACRRSRPELECGVVCLNAGTGELVWFTRVCGLLREPLTAAHLLGHELLTVAGGQVFYTIAEGPLAALDAETGGIDWFLSQTGSGQSVSSAEARWRPPALWSDGILFAIDAAQTEVTAVHAASGTVLWSVPLDGRVSHLVGAAEGLTIVSGSQLWALDSQTGEIVWQAGSDDPTGHGFGRGTIAGADVIWPTREALWFVDVETGIPVQRLPLAARYGITGGNVSVTATHLLLTTHDRIVALPRASAQEK
- the gyrA gene encoding DNA gyrase subunit A; its protein translation is MSEGNPPQDDLPNDPAAVPTAGNGDGNDSRIERMDIREEMQQSYLTYAMSVIISRALPDVRDGLKPAQRRILVSMNDLNLGPSSSRSKCARISGDTSGRYHPHGESVVYPTLVRMAQDWVMREVLVDKQGNFGSIAGLPPAAMRYTEARLSSAAGEMLADIDYDTVDFTQTYDQEREEPVVLPSRFPNLLVNGSQGIAVGMATSIPPHNLREVATAVQLLIDSPDATVDEIMDVLPGPDFPTGGVICGRYGIRQGYSTGRSTLTLRAKVDFEVEKNTDVIVVKEIPYLDTRDRVKEKLEQLIKDDKIKGISRIVDYTDRKTPSWQVRLHIYLKRDADREVILNQLYKYSPLQTTVSVILLALVGSRPQTLTIREIIHEFIRHRVTVLRRRTEFLLGEARRRKHTVEGLLIAQVDIDLVITTIRNSPSRAEARNRLQEIEVPGEMIARALGDEGFRMFQDEQGVRENYSLSANQAEAIVSMQLGSLANLERENLQGEHRKLLENISEYLRLLADEDNLRAIVYEDMEDLKRKYSSPRRTEISDEELTNVDKDELITEEPMVVTLSQRGYVKRTPLSTYQAQHRGGKGVRGVRGNDEDPVEHLFVSSTHSYLLFFTNFGKVYWQKVYDLPLQARTGRGRALVNLLNLAEGERVQDCIDVREFQDDLFLLMATQKGIVKKTTLSAYSRPMRGGIIAIKLEEGDRLIDVVKVAPDDDVVLSTSNGMSIRFSEADARAMGRNARGVKGIGLGKDDQVVGMVVAGDSTLLTVCENGYGKRTPFGPGQLDDEEAEVETDAESDVSGDGDDEAVAALSGNMRYRRQKRGGKGLRDIRTSERNGKVIGSLAVVDGDDVLMISAAGKIQRIRVADISVIGRNTQGVRIMTLDESDRLVGIARIPAEVADEEDDDVVVPPSTEANGAAELTAEQEADDASDSAADGNGEA
- a CDS encoding CpaF family protein gives rise to the protein MNRDNVFEASIAYFLGPIGEHLQDDSVTEIMVNGHDEIYIERAGRLYPSPHQFLSEDALRSAVHNIAQYVGREIDEDRPILDARLPDGSRVHAVIPPSARRGTYLTIRKFKRDIYSLPDFVRLGSLSNSAREFLEIAVRLRKNIVVAGGTGTGKTTFLNALSTAVPAEERIVVIEDSSELRLDQEHCLYLESQQADTFGRGGITIRQLFRASLRMRPDRIIVGEVRGGEALDMVQSMISGHSGSMTTVHATSPRDAMVRLETLSLMSDVELPVYVARAQAASAINIVVQLSRFTEDGSRKVTRITEQCGLDDQNRFDFRDLFVSRLTGHKSDGMLEAALDPTGEQPSFAAEPYEYGLEGMISHTAELWNSGS
- the mobA gene encoding molybdenum cofactor guanylyltransferase, translating into MAGTSESQQGSRRAGCGGIVMCGGRSTRMGQPKLSLPFGSEVMLQRVVRLLGEVVSPVVVVAARDQELPELPDDVLVCRDEEEDLGPLAGLAVGLSALEEKVDRAFACGCDVPLLKPEFVRAVIDQLGDHDAAVPKEDDFYHPLAGIYRTSLVPRILTIVRERRLRPLFLIESVDAVDIPVESLRTVDPDLDSLVNTNTPEAYEAALQKAGVSAE